In Plasmodium yoelii strain 17X genome assembly, chromosome: 6, one DNA window encodes the following:
- a CDS encoding ribonucleoside-diphosphate reductase large subunit, putative — MNDNIKRLPSSAEEGQIKKTDSGKIYDDGIKRTPSGKPIQTMYVLNRKGEEEDISFDQILKRIQRLSYGLHELVDPARVTQGVINGMYSGIKTCELDELAAQTCAYMATTHPDFSILAARITTDNLHKNTSDDIAKVAEALYSYKDIRGRSASLISKEVYDFIMEHKDRLNKEIDYTRDFNYDYFGFKTLERSYLLRINNKIIERPQHLLMRVSIGIHIDDLEKALETYHLMSQKYFTHATPTLFNSGTPRPQMSSCFLLSMKSDSIEGIFETLKQCALISKTAGGIGVAVQDIRGQNSYIRGTNGISNGLVPMLRVFNDTARYVDQGGGKRKGSFAVYIEPWHSDIFEFLDLRKNHGKEELRARDLFYAIWVPDLFMKRVKENRNWTLMCPNECPGLSESWGEEFEKLYTKYEEENLGKKTVLAQDLWFAILQSQIETGVPYMLYKDACNSKSNQKNLGTIKCSNLCCEIIEYTSPDEVAVCNLASIALCKFVDREKKEFDFKKLYDITKIITRNLDKIIERNYYPIKEAEKSNKRHRPIGIGVQGLADTFMLLRYPYESDEAKELNKRIFETMYYAALEMSVELAQIHGPYESYKGSPASQGILQFDMWNVKVDNKYWDWDLLKKKISMHGLRNSLLLAPMPTASTSQILGNNESFEPYTSNIYYRRVLSGEFFVVNPHLLKDLFDRGLWDEDMKQQLIAHNGSVQYISEIPADLKELYKTVWEIKQKNIIDMAADRGVFIDQSQSLNIYIQKPTFAKLSSMHFYGWEKGLKTGAYYLRTQAATDAIKFTVDTQVAKNAEKLKNADGVAITREVSRETISTESTVTQNACPLRRNNDEPCLMCSG, encoded by the exons ATGAACGATAACATAAAGCGTTTGCCTTCATCCGCGGAAGAGggtcaaataaaaaaaacggattcaggaaaaatatatgatgatGGAATTAAAAGAACGCCATCTGGAAAACCAATACAAACTATGTATGTTTTAAATAGAAAAGGTGAAGAAGAAGATATATCGTTCGatcaaatattaaaaagGATACAAAGATTATCTTATGGGCTTCATGAATTAGTTGATCCAGCTAGAGTAACACAGGGAGTCATAAATGGAATGTATAGTGGAATCAAAACATGCGAATTAGATGAATTAGCTGCACAAACATGTGCATATATGGCTACTACACATCCAgatttttctattttagCAGCTAGAATAACAACAGATaatttacataaaaatacaaGCGATGATATTGCAAAAGTTGCTGAAGCTTTATATAGTTATAAAGATATTAGAGGTCGATCGGCAAGTCTTATAAGTAAAGAAGTATATGATTTTATCATGGAACATAAAGATCgtttaaataaagaaatagaTTATACAAGAGATTTTAACTATGATTATTTTGGATTCAAAACATTAGAAAGATCATATTTATTAcgaattaacaataaaattattgaaCGTCCACAACATTTATTAATGAGAGTATCAATTGGAATACATATAGATGATCTTGAAAAAGCTTTAGAAACATATCATTTAATGTCTCAGAAATATTTCACACATGCTACTCCtacattatttaattcaGGAACACCACGTCCACAAATGTCATCTTGCTTTCTATTATCTATGAAATCAGATTCTATCGAAGGTATATTTGAAACATTAAAACAATGTGCTTTAATTAGTAAAACCGCGGGAGGTATAGGAGTTGCTGTACAAGATATAAGAGGACAGAATTCTTATATTAGAGGAACTAATGGTATATCAAATGGTTTAGTTCCAATGTTAAGAGTTTTTAATGATACAGCTAGATATGTAGATCAAGGTGGAGGAAAAAGAAAAGGTTCTTTTGCTGTATATATAGAACCATGGCATTCTgatatttttgaatttttagaTTTAAGAAAAAATCATGGTAAAGAAGAATTAAGAGCTAGAGATTTATTTTATGCTATTTGGGTACCTGATTTATTTATGAAAAGAGTAAAAGAAAATAGAAATTGGACACTAATGTGTCCTAATGAATGTCCAGGGTTAAGTGAATCTTGGGGTGAagaatttgaaaaattatatacaaaatatgaaGAAGAAAATTTAGGAAAAAAAACTGTTCTTGCACAAGATTTATGGTTTGCTATTTTACAAAGTCAAATAGAAACTGGTGTAccatatatgttatataaagATGCATGTAATTCTAAATCtaatcaaaaaaatttagGAACAATTAAATGTAGTAATTTATGTTGTGAAATAATTGAATATACATCACCTGATGAAGTAGCTGTTTGTAATTTGGCTTCAATTGCATTATGCAAATTTGTTGatagagaaaaaaaagaatttgattttaaaaaattatatgatattactaaaattattactagaaatttagataaaattATTGAAAGAAATTATTACCCAATTAAAGAAGCtgaaaaatcaaataaaagaCATCGACCTATTGGAATAGGAGTACAAGGATTAGCAGACACATTTATGCTTTTAAGATATCCATATGAATCTGATGAAGCtaaagaattaaataaaagaatatttGAAACAATGTATTATGCAGCTTTAGAAATGTCTGTTGAATTAGCACAAATACATGGACCATATGAATCATATAAAGGTAGCCCAGCAAGTCAAGGGATATTACAATTTGATATGTGGAATGTAAAAGTAGATAATAAATATTGGGATTgggatttattaaaaaaaaaaataagtatgCATGGATTAAGAAATTCTCTTCTTTTAGCACCTATGCCAACAGCTTCAACTTCACAAATTTTGGGAAATAATGAATCATTCGAACCATATACAAGTAACATCTATTATAGACGTGTATTAAGTGGTGAATTCTTTGTTGTTAATCctcatttattaaaagatcTTTTTGATAGAGGCCTTTGGGATGAAGATATGAAACAACAATTGATTGCTCACAATGGAAGTGTACAATATATTAGTGAAATTCCTGCTGATTTAAAAGAATTGTATAAAACTGTTTGGGAAATTAAGCAAAAGAATATTATTGATATGGCTGCTGACCGTGGGGTTTTCATTGATCAG TCACAATCACTAAACATTTACATACAAAAGCCTACATTCGCAAAATTATCCAGTATGCATTTTTATGGTTGGGAAAAGGGCCTAAAAACCGGAGCATATTACTTAAGAACTCAAGCAGCAACGGATGCTATTAAATTTACAGTTGACACACAAGTAGCAAAAAATGCagaaaaattgaaaaatgcAGACGGTGTAGCTATTACTAGAGAAGTTTCAAGAGAGACTATTTCAACTGAATCGACTGTTACACAAAATGCATGTCCTTTACGTCGTAATAATGATGAGCCATGTTTAATGTGCTCAGGTTAA
- a CDS encoding N-acetyltransferase, GNAT family, putative, whose product MNLFKQKQNASSISHVLINKHKTKFSEPVISIRQLEEKDIDEVRQLLYDHFNSLTLPAVIYWSIQHIYDLLVIIIINYIFFLDLKKIFYFLIIFLIYLYIRAKFEFLNHIRKDCPDLENLYKSYIGVEGCNFWVAEVFDNNFGSASRTTCSDIHEREKIILEQEEQEKLLSNEKNNIEIKNSYEDNENGKDDSFDKKNTSEYITGFCGLNDTPNNSNNSNNKNVKKENNSNSCEMDNKVNSQNENINSKDDNKKLKDMVTSSHCEKTITNVYSDIYYNNTNSSSSIQNCIKNGAKNGENGKNDENSERVQNNSTTTKNDNENTNNNINNIKDNLNSNEKNNEKSKSISESTDITSNRKNFDNKKTVPLRLNDLRRNIFDSKLNDDEDINYKFMNRKIIGCVGIIPYKGDNSIAQLVRMVVKKDNRRMRIGSRLLTQLENFAHEHNYQELKVFTNNLNTDSLYFVKQNGFDLSQIVRRGLMRGDLLIWSKILNKDDFYKFHGLDIKSYTNNILD is encoded by the exons ATGAATTTATTTAAGCAGAAGCAAAATGCAAGTTCTATATCCCATGTTTTAAtaa ataaacataaaacaaaattttcTGAACCAGTAATATCAATAAGGCAATTAGAAGAAAAAGATATCGATGAAGTGAGGCAATTGTTATATGACCATTTTAATTCCTTAACATTACCAGCAGTTATATATTGGTCTATACAACACATTTATGATTTAttagttattattattataaattatatttttttcctggatttgaaaaaaatattttattttcttataatatttttaatatatttatatataagaGCAAAGTTTGAATTTTTAAATCATATAAGAAAAGATTGCCCCGATTTGGAAAATCTTTATAAAAGTTATATAGGAGTAGAAGGATGTAATTTTTGGGTAGCCGAAGTatttgataataattttggaTCAGCAAGTCGAACAACATGTAGTGATATTCatgaaagagaaaaaataatattagaacAAGAGGAACAAGAAAAGTTATTAtctaatgaaaaaaataatattgaaataaaaaattcatatgaAGATAATGAAAACGGAAAAGACGATtcttttgataaaaaaaacacatcAGAATATATTACAGGTTTTTGTGGATTAAATGATACAccaaataatagtaataattcaaataataaaaatgttaaaaaagaGAATAATTCAAATAGTTGTGAAATGGATAATAAAGTAAATTcccaaaatgaaaatataaattctaaagatgataataaaaaattaaaagatatGGTCACATCATCTCATTGTGAAAAAACTATCACCAATGTTTACAGTgacatttattataataacacAAATAGCTCATCGTCTATTCAAAATTGCATAAAAAATGGTGCaaaaaatggtgaaaatggaaaaaatgacgaaaatTCTGAACGTGTTCAGAATAATAGTACCAcaacaaaaaatgataatgaaaatacaaataataatattaacaatattaaagataatttaaattcaaatgaaaaaaataatgaaaaatcgAAATCAATATCTGAATCAACTGATATAACATCTAATAgaaaaaattttgataataaaaaaacagtACCTCTCCGATTAAACGATCTtcgaagaaatatatttgatagtaaattaaatgatgatgaagatattaattataaatttatgaacAGAAAAATAATTGGATGTGTTGGTATAATACCATATAAAGGAGATAATTCTATTGCTCAATTAGTTCGTATGGTagtaaaaaaagataatagAAGAATGAGAATAGGTAGTAGATTATTAACACAATTAGAAAATTTTGCACATGAACATAATTATCAAGAATTAAAAGTATTTactaataatttaaatacagatagtttatattttgttaagcAAAATGGGTTTGATTTATCACAAATAGTTAGAAGAGGCCTAATGAGAGGAGATTTATTAATATGGTcgaaaattttaaataaagatgaTTTTTATAAGTTTCATGGTTTAG atatAAAGAGttatactaataatatacTGGATTAA
- a CDS encoding histidine triad protein, putative: MEKYKKILERILVNKNIPCKRYEFGSYEIDKREIFITTSHSYGFVNNKPLLPGHILLTTQKKKKKYNDLDMDEIIDIHLLSNFMCYVMGQLFNTDNFSIAIQDGEYAGQTVDQLHIHIIPRIKGDYKNNDNIYKDLNKIDWGYGRNIICNSCNSSIHVNLQNIHDDNFKLEEFNCSIRSMEEMEKEATMIKSFIDNIIL; encoded by the exons atggaaaaatacaaaaaaatactaGAAAGGATATTggtgaataaaaatataccatGTAAAAGATACGAATTTGGTTCATACGAAATTGATAAAAGAGAGATATTTATAACGACTAGCCATTCATATGGGTTTGTTAATAACAAGCCATTATTGCCTggtcatattttattaacaactcagaaaaaaaaaaaaaaatataatgatttaGATATGGATGAAATAATAGACATACATTTATTATCTAATTTTATGTGTTATGTCATGGGACAATTATTCAATACCGATAATTTTTCTATAGCTATACAAGATGGAGAATATGCTGGTCAAACAGTTGATCaattacatatacatataataccACGAATTAAAGgagattataaaaataatgataatatttataaagatttaaataaaattgattgGGGATATGGaagaaatataatatgtaattCTTGTAATTCTTCAATTCATgtaaatttacaaaatatacacgatgataattttaaattggaAGAGTtcaa cTGTTCTATAAGATCAATGGAAGAAATGGAAAAAGAAGCCACTATGATTAAGTCGTTCATAGACAATATTATCCTCTAA
- a CDS encoding ATP-dependent Clp protease proteolytic subunit, putative: protein MHSFWIFIINFIYFCVCKKKKYITPSNFIISQTNNIRYKNKLRYYNNEYLKQNINIPSLLLSKRIIFLSSPIYPHISEQIISQLLYLEYESKRKPIHLYINSTGDLENNKIVNLNGITDVISIIDVINYISSDVYTYCLGKAYGIACILASSGKKGYRFSLKNSSFCLKQSYSIIPFNQATNIEIQNKEIMNTKKKVIDIIAKNTEKDNNIISEILDRDRYFNANEASDFNLIDHILEKQ, encoded by the coding sequence atgcaTTCATTTTGGatctttataataaattttatatatttttgtgtatgtaaaaaaaaaaaatatataaccccatcaaattttattatatctcAAACTAATAACATACGATATAAGAATAAACTaagatattataataatgaatatttaaaacaaaatattaatataccatctttattattatcaaaaagaataatatttttatcatctcCTATATATCCTCATATATCAGAACAAATAATATCTCAGCTATTGTATTTAGAATATGAATCAAAAAGGAAGCcaattcatttatatattaacagTACAGGtgatttagaaaataataaaattgttaaCTTAAATGGAATTACAGATGTAATATCAATAATTGATGTAATTAACTATATATCATCAGATGTGTACACATATTGTTTAGGTAAGGCATATGGTATTGCATGTATATTAGCTAGTAGTGGAAAAAAAGGATATCgtttttctttaaaaaattcatcTTTTTGTTTAAAACAATCTTATTCTATTATACCTTTTAATCAAGCAACAAATATTGAAAttcaaaataaagaaataatgaacactaaaaaaaaagttatagaTATAATTGCAAAAAATACAGAAAAAgataataacattatttcAGAAATATTAGATAGAGATAGATATTTCAATGCCAATGAAGCTTCTGATTTTAATTTGATAGATCATATTTTggaaaaacaataa